The Methanothrix soehngenii GP6 genome has a window encoding:
- the hemC gene encoding hydroxymethylbilane synthase — MIVGTRGSPLALRQTQIVQERLKGLGIQTQLCRVKTSGDVFLDKPLHQLTGFGVFVAEIDERMLSGKIDLAVHSMKDLPTKRPEELIVSAVLKRDSPYDVLLCREKSVKSIEELDQGARVGTSSMRRMAQLLRARPDLNILSLRGNLQTRLSKLERGDYDAIVLAEAGLERMGYHPDYVRLDGERFVPSANQGTIIVVAKAGSEAEACSRALDDAHARSETMIERKIMETVGGGCVVPMAVHALVQKGEARVLAEVLSPDGKRFVRLEERISLVQNHLAVAEDMGERLMRMGGRELVDEAVKFFGNR, encoded by the coding sequence CTGATCGTGGGGACGAGGGGCAGCCCTCTGGCATTGCGCCAGACGCAGATCGTGCAGGAGAGGCTTAAGGGCCTTGGCATCCAGACCCAGCTGTGCCGGGTTAAGACCAGCGGGGACGTCTTCCTGGACAAGCCCCTCCACCAGCTCACCGGTTTTGGGGTCTTCGTGGCTGAGATAGACGAACGCATGCTTTCCGGCAAGATCGATCTCGCTGTGCACAGCATGAAGGACCTCCCCACCAAAAGGCCTGAGGAGCTGATAGTCTCCGCTGTCCTGAAACGCGACTCACCATACGACGTCCTCTTATGCAGGGAGAAATCTGTCAAAAGCATCGAGGAGCTGGACCAGGGGGCACGAGTGGGCACATCGAGCATGCGGCGGATGGCCCAGCTTCTCCGCGCCCGCCCCGACCTGAACATTCTGAGCCTGCGGGGGAATCTTCAGACCAGGCTGAGCAAGCTGGAGCGGGGAGACTACGATGCCATAGTCCTGGCCGAGGCCGGCCTCGAGCGCATGGGCTACCATCCAGATTATGTGAGGCTAGATGGGGAGAGGTTCGTTCCCTCTGCCAACCAGGGGACGATAATCGTAGTTGCAAAGGCCGGATCAGAGGCTGAGGCCTGCTCCCGCGCTCTGGATGATGCTCATGCTAGATCTGAGACCATGATCGAGCGCAAGATCATGGAGACCGTGGGCGGAGGCTGTGTGGTGCCCATGGCCGTCCATGCTTTGGTGCAAAAGGGAGAGGCGCGGGTTCTGGCTGAGGTCTTATCCCCGGACGGCAAGAGGTTCGTCCGCCTGGAGGAGAGGATCTCTCTCGTTCAGAATCATCTGGCAGTGGCAGAGGATATGGGAGAGCGGCTGATGAGGATGGGAGGAAGAGAGCTGGTGGACGAGGCGGTGAAGTTTTTTGGCAATCGGTAA